In the genome of Rhodoplanes sp. Z2-YC6860, one region contains:
- a CDS encoding tetratricopeptide repeat protein, whose product MVKSVSDDDARLFADALSLHQRGELREADAGYAKVLALNPRHVEALHHRGIVAITLGSLDAAVDLIGRAIVLDGSIPECHYHIGIAFGALRRFDEALKHNRRAIELRPGYAAAYMNLANALKAQQRPTEALANYRSALALQPRSCESHYNIANLVAEMGRHDEAAGHYRLALGLNPDHAPTHNNLGTALKALGQREDAIRHFERAATLDPALIEAAVNAGDALRDVGRPAEAIRWYRHAIGRHPNALVAHQGLAAALKVEGDVSGAAFHQEQAQRLKREFRGACIAQARALFGGDLGGALTLLKRANDTAEDAETRALLFGCLADQRSLPYAHAYGAELARALIEPWGDPRDILNVSIAVLRRDPTVSRCVPCTTGAIDIADLAEIARNRLFLALLVSEPLSWIDGDGLLRAMRATLLDFAMQAMPGTSEDGDLLALHCALARQCFLNDYVLSSDAAERQKAVSLRDRLAAAAATGAAMSAWWIAAIGSYMPLHALPAETLDRLLATPWPDPVAPLLALQITEPRHQARIGESIPSLTAVEDRTSRLVQQQYEQSPYPRWRAIRAMTAPVPFGSYLRSRFPLANVDPGDAGSMLDYLIAGCGTGRHVAAVAQTFSGLRLTAIDLSRTSLGYAKTMTDAMGLSGIAYGQADILKIGSIGRSFDVIDSCGVLHHMAEPWAGWCALLSVLRPHGCMRVALYSALGGSPVTAAQRLIGERGYGRDDDDMRRARLDILALPDGHPAKAVAHMVDFYSLSECRDLLFHVQEHKYGLPEIAGFLAEHDLEMIGFEVEATALQRYGQTFPADAGKTDLANWHSLEQQDPDLFKSMYQFWVRRRPTRGQPPG is encoded by the coding sequence ATGGTCAAATCCGTTTCGGACGACGATGCACGTCTGTTCGCCGATGCGCTGTCGCTCCATCAGCGAGGCGAGTTGCGCGAGGCCGACGCCGGCTACGCCAAGGTGCTCGCGTTGAACCCACGCCACGTCGAAGCCCTGCACCATCGCGGCATTGTTGCCATCACGCTCGGCAGTCTCGATGCGGCCGTCGACCTGATTGGGCGGGCGATCGTGCTCGATGGTTCGATTCCCGAGTGCCACTATCACATCGGCATTGCGTTCGGCGCGTTGCGGCGATTCGATGAAGCGTTGAAACACAATCGCCGTGCGATCGAGTTGCGCCCCGGCTACGCCGCGGCTTACATGAACCTCGCCAACGCGCTCAAAGCCCAGCAGCGGCCGACGGAGGCGCTGGCAAACTACCGGTCCGCGCTCGCGCTTCAGCCGCGCTCTTGCGAGAGCCATTACAACATCGCCAATCTGGTTGCGGAGATGGGCCGGCATGACGAAGCGGCCGGCCACTACAGGCTGGCGCTGGGGCTGAATCCGGACCACGCCCCGACGCACAACAATCTCGGCACGGCGCTCAAAGCTTTGGGCCAGCGCGAGGACGCGATACGCCACTTCGAGCGTGCGGCCACGCTCGATCCTGCGCTGATCGAAGCCGCGGTCAATGCCGGCGATGCGTTGCGGGACGTGGGACGGCCCGCGGAGGCGATTCGATGGTATCGGCACGCGATCGGACGCCATCCCAACGCGCTCGTGGCGCATCAGGGCCTCGCCGCTGCACTGAAGGTCGAAGGTGACGTGAGCGGAGCGGCGTTCCACCAAGAGCAGGCACAACGTTTGAAGCGCGAATTTCGCGGCGCCTGCATCGCGCAGGCCCGAGCGCTGTTCGGCGGCGACCTTGGTGGCGCGCTCACTTTGCTGAAACGTGCGAACGATACGGCGGAAGACGCCGAGACACGAGCGCTGCTGTTCGGCTGCCTCGCAGACCAACGGTCTTTGCCCTACGCACACGCATATGGCGCCGAGCTTGCCCGCGCGCTGATCGAGCCGTGGGGCGACCCGCGGGACATTTTGAATGTCAGCATCGCGGTTCTGCGCCGCGATCCGACGGTGAGCCGGTGCGTCCCATGCACGACGGGCGCGATCGATATCGCCGATCTGGCGGAGATTGCGCGAAATCGGCTGTTCCTCGCCCTGCTGGTCTCGGAGCCGCTGAGCTGGATCGATGGCGACGGTTTGTTGCGGGCCATGCGAGCCACGTTGCTCGATTTCGCGATGCAGGCCATGCCGGGCACCAGCGAGGACGGCGATCTCCTTGCGTTGCACTGCGCGCTGGCGCGGCAATGCTTCCTCAACGACTATGTCTTGAGCTCGGATGCGGCCGAACGGCAGAAGGCTGTTTCGTTGCGCGACCGTCTCGCTGCAGCCGCGGCGACAGGTGCAGCCATGTCGGCGTGGTGGATCGCCGCGATCGGCTCATACATGCCGCTGCACGCGCTGCCGGCCGAGACGTTGGACAGGCTGCTGGCAACGCCATGGCCCGATCCGGTCGCACCGCTGTTGGCGCTGCAAATCACGGAGCCGAGGCACCAGGCCCGGATCGGAGAATCCATTCCAAGCCTGACAGCTGTCGAAGATCGCACCTCCCGGCTGGTGCAGCAGCAGTACGAGCAAAGCCCTTATCCAAGGTGGCGGGCCATTCGCGCCATGACGGCGCCGGTGCCGTTCGGCTCGTATCTCCGCAGCCGTTTCCCGCTCGCGAACGTCGATCCCGGTGATGCCGGATCGATGCTCGATTACCTGATTGCCGGGTGCGGCACTGGCCGCCACGTCGCCGCCGTCGCGCAGACATTCAGCGGACTGCGCCTGACGGCCATCGATTTGAGCCGCACCAGCCTGGGCTACGCCAAGACCATGACCGATGCGATGGGGCTGAGCGGCATCGCCTACGGCCAGGCCGATATCCTCAAGATCGGCTCGATCGGCCGCAGCTTCGATGTGATCGACAGTTGTGGCGTGCTGCACCACATGGCCGAGCCCTGGGCCGGCTGGTGCGCGCTGCTCTCGGTGCTGCGGCCGCACGGCTGCATGCGGGTCGCGCTCTACAGCGCGCTGGGCGGCAGTCCCGTCACGGCAGCGCAACGCTTGATCGGTGAGCGCGGCTACGGCCGCGATGACGATGATATGCGCCGCGCGCGGCTCGACATCCTTGCGCTTCCAGATGGTCACCCGGCCAAGGCCGTCGCCCACATGGTGGACTTCTACAGCCTAAGCGAATGCCGCGACCTGCTGTTCCACGTGCAGGAGCACAAATACGGATTGCCGGAGATCGCCGGCTTTCTGGCCGAGCACGATCTCGAAATGATCGGGTTCGAAGTCGAAGCCACGGCATTGCAGCGGTACGGCCAGACGTTCCCGGCTGACGCGGGCAAGACCGATCTCGCGAACTGGCATTCGCTCGAGCAGCAGGACCCGGACCTGTTCAAGTCGATGTATCAGTTCTGGGTGCGGCGGCGGCCGACACGAGGTCAGCCGCCCGGGTGA
- a CDS encoding beta strand repeat-containing protein: MSFTISSLTPRQIAGLNTTAIAGLQTTDIAQLSTSQAAALTAAQINALGTTDLQFLATTQVAALAPTVLSHLLTLQFQNFLDTQIAGLTGTQVSALTTSEIGALTSTEVQAFTTTQANALTAGQFAALTTTALASFSTTQVSAFTTTQVQGLTAAQLNAVSSDWLDAVDLSKLSITQVRSLSSTAISQLSTTQVSNLTSTQAAQLNAYQLGALSSTEIQGFTTTQANALSSRQLGALTTTALGNFSTTQIGALTTTQAQGLTATQLNTLSVDGLDALDFTKLSTTQVRGLSSTTISNLTEGQVGALTSTEVSLLAATQIDALSSTEVQAFSTTQASALSGRQIAGLTTTALSDFSTTQIGAFSTAQIQGLTTTQLNSLSTDALDVVDVTKLSTTQIRGLSTTTVAQLTGAQVGSITSTQASLLNSSQIGVLTSTEIQAFATTQANALTAAQLRSLTTTALSNFSTTQIGALSTAQLQGLTTTQLNALSTDALDVVDVTKLSTTQVRSLNSTAISALTDSQVGALNSTDISLLSTTQIGALSSTEIQAFTTTQANALSGRQLGGLTTTALGNFSTTQIGALSTAQVQGLTAAQLNAGSVDTLDAVDLTKLSAAQLGGLSTTTIGNLTETQVGTLTSTQVGLLNSAQFGALTSTEVQAFTTTQFSGLTARQLGGLTTSALSNFSTTQIGALSTTQARALTTSQLNNISADALDAVDLSKLTFAQLTGLNTTSIGNLTETQVAGLTSTQVSTLTTQQVGALTSTEVQNFTTTQANALTTTQLGRITTTALGNFSTTQISALGTTQVNALTTTQLNNVDPSILDAVDLTKLSLGQLTGLNTTSIGNLTDTQVGSLTSTQVRQLSAVQIGALSSTEVQALTTTQANALSATQISGLSTTALGLFSSTQIGAFTTTQVQGLTTTGLNSLSIDSLDAVDVTKATAAQIAGLTTTSIGELTDAQVGAFSTAQVAILTTSQIGTLTSTEIQAFATTQADALTTSQLSRLTTTTLNNFSSTQIGALSTTQLRSLTTAELNSLSVDSLDAVDVTKATTAQVAGLSTTSISLLSEAQVGAFSTAQVASLSAGQIGVLSSTEVQGFTTTQMNALKPTQFAGLTTTALGLFSSDQIYALTTTQLQGLTTTQINGLDVDTFQALDFSKLGWYQVRGLSTTAMDEVTAVQIGALNTVQVSLLSTSQIGALSSDNVQSLNTAQLNALTTQQLGGLTTTAVELFSSDQIGALTTTQVRGLTTTQLNGISPDLLDAVDVSKLQYGQLNGLNTTSIGNLSEAQVASLTSTQVGQLAAVQIGALSSTEVQNFTTTQANALSAVQLGNLTTTALGLFSSDQFGALTTGQVQGLSTTQLNGLSVDDLDAVDLSKATTAQIAGLTTTTFSQLSDIQVGAFSAAQIASLSTSQIGVLTSTEVQSFTATQTGALTPTQLGKLTTTALGLFSSDQIGALTTAQLRGLSTTQLNALSTDALDAVDVTKATTAQIAGLTTTAFAQLSDIQTGALAATQIAVLTTSQIGVLTSTEVQGFTTTQTGALTAAQLGNLTTTALGLFSSDQIGALTTTQLRSLSTTQLNGLSIDELDAVDVSKATTTQIAGLTTTAFGQLSDIQVGALSAAQISNLSTDQIGVLTSTEVQSFTTTQANALTATQLGNLTTTALGLFSSDQIGALSTDQLQSLTTTQLNALSADALNALDVADATATQIDGLTSTAFGQLTEAQVGALTADQITGLSIDQIGTLTSSEIQSFTTTQANSLTGTQFGGMSLAELGLFSLDQVSALTTDQVQGLTADQLNTVGTDLLDALDLSKFSGDQLTWLTTTTFANLTDTQVGTLTSDQIPALSADQLQVLSTTEIGNFTTDQVGGLTSDQIAGLTTTYFSALTATTGIPSLSADAIAGISTDDIYALTTDQANAFTQTQIGNMSIDQLHALADVVA, translated from the coding sequence ATGTCGTTTACGATCTCTTCACTAACCCCGCGACAGATCGCGGGCCTCAACACCACCGCCATCGCCGGCCTCCAGACCACGGACATCGCGCAGCTCAGCACGTCGCAGGCCGCGGCGCTGACCGCCGCGCAGATCAACGCGCTCGGAACCACTGACCTCCAGTTTCTGGCGACGACGCAGGTCGCAGCGCTTGCGCCGACCGTCCTGTCCCACCTGCTCACCCTGCAGTTTCAGAACTTTCTCGACACCCAGATCGCCGGCCTGACCGGAACGCAGGTCTCGGCCCTGACGACGTCCGAGATCGGCGCGCTGACCTCGACCGAGGTGCAGGCCTTCACCACCACCCAGGCCAATGCGCTGACGGCAGGCCAGTTCGCCGCCCTCACCACGACCGCGCTCGCCAGCTTCTCGACCACCCAGGTCAGCGCATTCACCACGACCCAGGTCCAGGGCTTGACCGCCGCGCAGCTCAATGCCGTGTCGAGCGATTGGCTCGACGCCGTCGATCTCAGCAAGCTGTCGATCACCCAAGTCCGGAGCCTCAGCAGCACGGCCATCAGCCAGCTGAGCACCACACAAGTCTCGAACCTCACTTCGACCCAGGCGGCCCAGCTCAACGCCTATCAGCTCGGCGCTCTCAGCTCGACCGAAATCCAGGGCTTCACCACCACCCAGGCCAACGCGCTGTCGTCGCGCCAGCTTGGCGCGCTCACCACCACGGCGCTCGGCAATTTCTCGACCACCCAAATCGGTGCGCTCACCACCACGCAGGCCCAAGGCCTGACCGCGACCCAGCTCAACACGCTCTCGGTCGATGGGCTCGACGCGCTGGACTTCACCAAGCTGTCGACCACTCAGGTCCGGGGCCTGAGCAGCACCACGATCAGCAATCTCACCGAAGGCCAGGTCGGCGCTCTGACCTCCACCGAGGTCAGCCTGCTCGCCGCCACCCAGATCGACGCGCTGAGCTCGACCGAGGTCCAGGCCTTCTCCACGACGCAGGCCAGTGCACTGTCAGGACGGCAGATCGCGGGTCTCACCACCACCGCGCTCAGCGACTTCTCGACCACGCAGATCGGCGCGTTCAGCACCGCGCAGATCCAGGGCCTGACCACCACCCAGCTGAATTCGCTCTCGACCGACGCGCTCGACGTCGTGGACGTGACCAAGCTCAGCACCACCCAGATCCGGGGCCTGAGCACCACGACCGTCGCCCAACTGACCGGGGCCCAGGTCGGCAGCATCACCTCCACCCAGGCTTCGCTGTTGAACTCGTCCCAGATCGGGGTTCTGACCTCGACCGAGATCCAGGCCTTCGCCACCACGCAAGCCAATGCGCTGACTGCCGCGCAGCTCCGCAGCCTCACCACCACGGCGCTCAGCAATTTCTCGACCACTCAAATCGGCGCGCTCAGCACCGCGCAGCTCCAGGGCCTTACCACCACGCAACTCAACGCGCTCTCGACCGATGCGCTTGACGTCGTGGACGTGACCAAGCTCAGCACCACCCAGGTGCGGAGCCTGAACAGCACCGCGATCAGCGCCTTGACCGATTCTCAGGTCGGCGCCTTGAACTCCACCGATATCAGTCTGCTCTCGACCACCCAGATCGGCGCGCTGAGCTCGACCGAGATCCAGGCCTTCACCACCACGCAGGCCAACGCGTTGTCCGGGCGGCAGCTTGGCGGCCTCACCACGACGGCGCTTGGCAACTTCTCGACCACCCAGATCGGCGCACTCAGCACCGCGCAGGTCCAAGGCCTGACCGCCGCGCAGCTCAACGCAGGCTCGGTCGATACGCTCGACGCCGTCGATCTGACCAAGCTTTCCGCCGCGCAGTTGGGCGGTCTTTCCACCACCACGATCGGCAATCTGACCGAGACCCAGGTCGGCACGCTGACCTCGACCCAGGTCGGCCTTCTGAACAGCGCGCAGTTCGGCGCGCTGACATCGACCGAAGTTCAGGCTTTCACCACTACGCAATTCTCGGGGCTCACGGCGCGGCAGCTCGGCGGTCTCACCACCTCGGCGCTGAGCAACTTCTCGACCACTCAGATCGGCGCGCTGAGCACCACGCAGGCGCGGGCGCTGACCACCTCACAGCTCAACAACATCAGCGCCGACGCGCTCGACGCCGTCGATCTCTCCAAGCTGACGTTCGCCCAGCTCACCGGGCTGAACACCACCAGCATCGGCAACCTGACCGAAACCCAGGTCGCGGGCCTGACCTCGACTCAGGTCAGCACGCTCACCACCCAGCAGGTCGGCGCGCTGACCTCGACCGAGGTGCAGAACTTCACCACCACGCAGGCCAATGCGCTGACCACCACGCAGCTCGGCCGCATCACCACCACGGCGCTCGGCAACTTCTCGACGACGCAAATCAGCGCGCTCGGCACCACACAGGTCAACGCGCTCACCACCACACAGCTCAACAACGTCGACCCCTCCATCCTCGACGCTGTCGATCTGACAAAGCTTTCACTGGGCCAGCTGACCGGCTTGAACACCACCAGCATCGGCAACCTGACCGACACCCAGGTTGGCTCGCTGACTTCGACCCAGGTGCGTCAGCTCAGCGCCGTCCAGATCGGCGCGCTGAGCTCGACGGAGGTGCAGGCCCTCACCACCACGCAGGCCAACGCGCTAAGCGCGACGCAGATTTCCGGGTTGAGCACGACGGCGCTGGGGCTGTTCTCCAGCACCCAGATCGGCGCGTTCACGACCACCCAGGTGCAGGGCCTCACCACCACCGGGCTCAACTCGCTGTCCATCGACTCTCTCGACGCTGTCGACGTAACCAAGGCCACTGCGGCGCAGATCGCAGGCCTCACCACGACCTCGATCGGCGAATTGACGGACGCGCAGGTCGGCGCATTCTCGACCGCGCAGGTCGCGATCCTCACGACCAGTCAGATCGGCACCCTGACCTCGACGGAGATCCAGGCCTTCGCCACCACGCAGGCCGATGCGCTGACGACGTCGCAGCTCAGCAGGCTGACGACCACCACGCTCAACAATTTCTCGAGCACCCAGATCGGCGCGCTGAGCACGACGCAATTGCGCAGCCTGACCACCGCGGAGCTCAATTCGCTGTCGGTCGACTCGCTCGATGCCGTGGACGTGACCAAAGCCACCACTGCGCAGGTCGCGGGCCTCAGCACCACCTCGATCAGCCTGTTGAGCGAGGCGCAGGTCGGCGCCTTCTCCACCGCGCAGGTCGCGAGCCTCTCGGCCGGCCAGATCGGCGTGCTGAGCTCGACCGAGGTGCAGGGCTTCACCACCACGCAGATGAACGCGCTGAAGCCAACGCAATTCGCCGGCCTCACGACCACGGCGCTTGGGCTGTTCTCCAGCGATCAGATCTATGCGCTCACCACCACGCAGCTGCAGGGTCTGACCACCACGCAGATCAATGGGCTCGACGTCGACACGTTCCAGGCGCTCGATTTCTCCAAGCTCGGCTGGTATCAGGTCCGCGGCTTGAGCACGACCGCCATGGACGAGGTCACAGCCGTCCAGATCGGCGCGCTGAACACGGTCCAGGTCTCGCTGCTTTCAACCAGTCAGATCGGCGCGCTGTCGTCCGACAACGTCCAGTCGCTGAACACCGCGCAGCTCAATGCGCTGACGACGCAGCAGCTCGGCGGCCTGACCACCACGGCGGTGGAGCTGTTCTCGAGCGACCAGATCGGCGCGCTGACCACCACCCAGGTGAGAGGCCTGACCACCACGCAGCTCAACGGCATCAGCCCCGACCTGCTCGACGCGGTCGATGTCAGCAAGCTGCAATACGGCCAGCTCAACGGCCTGAACACGACCAGCATCGGCAACCTGAGCGAGGCCCAGGTCGCCTCGCTGACCTCGACCCAGGTCGGCCAGCTCGCCGCCGTGCAGATCGGCGCGCTCAGCTCAACCGAAGTCCAGAACTTCACCACCACGCAGGCCAATGCGCTGAGTGCCGTGCAGCTTGGCAACCTGACCACGACTGCGCTCGGGCTGTTCTCCAGCGACCAGTTCGGCGCTCTGACCACCGGTCAGGTCCAGGGCCTGAGCACGACACAGCTCAACGGGCTATCGGTCGACGACCTCGATGCGGTGGACTTGAGCAAGGCCACCACGGCACAGATCGCAGGCCTGACCACCACCACGTTCAGCCAGTTGAGCGACATCCAGGTCGGTGCATTCTCCGCGGCGCAGATCGCGAGCCTGTCGACCAGCCAGATCGGGGTGCTGACCTCGACCGAGGTGCAATCCTTCACCGCCACGCAAACCGGCGCGCTGACGCCGACGCAGCTCGGCAAGCTGACCACCACGGCGCTCGGCCTGTTCTCGAGCGACCAGATCGGCGCGCTGACCACTGCTCAGCTCCGAGGCCTGAGCACCACGCAGCTCAACGCGCTCTCGACCGATGCGCTCGACGCCGTTGATGTGACCAAGGCCACCACGGCGCAGATCGCGGGTCTCACCACGACCGCGTTCGCTCAATTGAGCGACATCCAGACCGGCGCGCTGGCCGCCACGCAGATCGCCGTGCTGACGACCAGCCAGATCGGCGTGCTCACTTCGACCGAAGTCCAAGGCTTCACCACGACCCAGACCGGCGCCCTGACCGCGGCGCAGCTCGGCAACCTCACCACCACGGCGCTCGGCCTGTTCTCGAGCGACCAGATCGGCGCGCTCACCACCACCCAGCTGCGCAGCCTGAGCACCACCCAGCTCAACGGGCTGTCGATCGACGAGCTCGACGCCGTCGACGTGAGCAAGGCCACCACGACCCAGATCGCGGGGCTCACCACGACCGCGTTCGGTCAGTTGAGCGACATCCAGGTCGGCGCGCTCTCCGCAGCGCAGATCTCGAACCTCTCGACCGATCAGATCGGGGTCCTGACATCGACCGAGGTGCAGTCCTTCACCACGACGCAGGCCAACGCGCTGACCGCGACGCAGCTCGGCAACCTGACCACGACGGCGCTGGGGCTGTTCTCCAGCGACCAGATCGGCGCGCTCAGCACCGACCAGCTCCAGAGCCTGACCACGACCCAGCTCAATGCGCTGTCGGCCGATGCGCTCAACGCCTTGGACGTGGCCGACGCCACCGCAACGCAGATCGACGGCCTCACCAGCACGGCATTCGGCCAGTTGACCGAAGCCCAGGTCGGCGCGCTCACCGCGGATCAGATCACCGGTCTTTCGATCGATCAGATCGGCACGCTGACCTCGTCCGAGATCCAGTCCTTCACCACCACGCAAGCCAATTCGCTGACCGGCACACAGTTCGGCGGGATGTCGCTTGCGGAGCTCGGACTGTTCTCGCTCGACCAGGTCAGTGCGCTCACCACCGACCAGGTGCAGGGCCTGACGGCCGATCAGCTCAACACGGTCGGCACTGACCTGCTCGACGCGCTCGATCTCAGCAAGTTCAGCGGCGACCAGCTCACCTGGCTGACGACCACGACGTTCGCGAACCTGACCGACACTCAGGTCGGCACGCTGACCTCGGATCAGATTCCGGCGCTGTCGGCGGATCAGCTTCAGGTGCTCAGCACGACCGAGATCGGAAACTTCACCACGGATCAGGTGGGCGGGCTGACCTCCGACCAGATCGCCGGGCTGACCACGACCTACTTCTCGGCGCTCACCGCGACGACCGGCATCCCGTCGCTCAGCGCCGATGCCATCGCGGGCATCAGCACGGACGACATTTATGCCCTGACCACCGATCAGGCCAACGCCTTCACGCAGACCCAGATCGGCAACATGTCCATCGACCAGCTCCACGCGCTGGCCGACGTTGTGGCATAG
- a CDS encoding Bug family tripartite tricarboxylate transporter substrate binding protein yields MRPTVRRWLSNVLLAALFVVLSVVPGATQDAYPSRLVKIVLPNAAGSTTDILARLIADQLSRKWGKPVIVENVPGGGMSIGSTQVFRAAPDGYTLFLCPPSPLTIMKLLYRDLPFEPSQFTPIALLVRVPNALAVRKDLPAANVKELIDYAKANPGKVTFGSQGAGSTSHLSANLIDLLAGTEMVHVPYRGAVPALNAVMAGQIDFFFDTVTTSVPQHRAGNVRIIAVGSTERSEMVPEAPPVAETLPGFRSVTWFAMAGPPGMPAELAKKINQDINESLARPETKERLQKLSLEPMPGTPADAAKFFVEETELWGRVIREKHITVQ; encoded by the coding sequence ATGCGCCCCACAGTGCGTCGATGGCTCTCAAACGTTCTGCTGGCTGCGCTGTTCGTCGTGCTGAGCGTGGTGCCGGGCGCGACACAGGACGCCTATCCGTCGCGGCTCGTCAAAATCGTGCTGCCCAACGCGGCCGGCTCGACCACCGACATCCTGGCGCGGCTGATTGCCGATCAGCTCAGCCGGAAATGGGGCAAGCCGGTGATCGTCGAGAACGTCCCCGGCGGCGGCATGTCGATCGGCTCGACGCAGGTGTTTCGCGCGGCGCCCGATGGCTACACGCTGTTCCTGTGTCCGCCATCGCCGCTCACCATCATGAAGCTGCTGTATCGCGATCTGCCGTTCGAGCCATCGCAGTTCACGCCGATCGCGCTCCTGGTTCGCGTGCCCAATGCGCTCGCGGTGCGCAAGGATCTACCGGCCGCGAACGTCAAGGAGCTGATCGACTACGCCAAAGCCAACCCCGGCAAGGTGACATTCGGTTCGCAGGGCGCGGGCTCGACCAGCCATCTGTCGGCGAACCTGATCGACCTGCTCGCCGGCACCGAGATGGTTCACGTGCCCTATCGCGGCGCGGTGCCCGCGCTCAATGCCGTGATGGCCGGCCAGATCGATTTCTTCTTCGACACCGTGACCACGTCGGTGCCGCAGCATCGCGCCGGTAACGTCCGGATCATCGCGGTCGGCAGCACCGAACGCTCGGAGATGGTGCCAGAGGCGCCGCCGGTGGCCGAGACGCTGCCGGGATTCCGCTCGGTGACCTGGTTCGCCATGGCGGGGCCGCCCGGCATGCCGGCCGAACTCGCGAAAAAGATCAATCAGGACATCAACGAGAGCCTGGCCCGCCCAGAGACCAAAGAGCGGCTGCAAAAGTTGTCTCTTGAACCGATGCCCGGCACGCCGGCCGACGCGGCAAAATTCTTCGTCGAAGAGACCGAGCTCTGGGGCCGGGTGATCCGGGAAAAGCACATCACCGTGCAGTGA
- a CDS encoding LLM class flavin-dependent oxidoreductase, with protein MLAHTASMQQRAAMYNANAFKIGLFGANCSSGRSATKVPERWSASWPDCLKLAKMADEAGIDFMLPIGRWKGYGGDTNFHGSTLETVTWAAGLLAATKHITVFGTVHAPLFNPIIAAKEFVTVDHIGEGRFGINLVVGWNEGEFDMFGVSQREHDARYDYAQEWLDVIKRAWTDHDEFDFAGQYLKLKGVRAFPKPFGDTRPIIMNAGRSGIGQSFALKNCDAFFTATVDSRHSIEANAKKVGEIKGAAQAIGREIDVYTVGQVVCRPTQKEADDYYRHAQVDNADWGAIEQMMALKNVTRQTVTPEVYAQQQQYYATKAIGGYPFVGTPDRVAEELANISRAGLRGIAVSFINYLNEVPYFCDEVLPRLARLGIRRA; from the coding sequence GTGCTGGCTCACACCGCATCGATGCAGCAGCGCGCGGCGATGTACAACGCCAACGCGTTCAAAATCGGCTTGTTCGGCGCCAACTGCTCGTCCGGCCGCTCGGCCACCAAGGTGCCCGAGCGCTGGTCGGCGAGCTGGCCCGATTGTTTGAAGCTCGCCAAAATGGCGGACGAGGCCGGCATCGATTTCATGCTGCCGATCGGTCGCTGGAAGGGCTACGGCGGCGACACCAACTTCCACGGCTCGACGCTGGAAACCGTCACCTGGGCCGCAGGCCTTCTTGCGGCAACAAAGCACATCACGGTGTTCGGCACCGTACACGCGCCGCTGTTCAATCCGATCATCGCGGCGAAAGAGTTCGTCACGGTCGATCATATCGGCGAAGGCCGCTTCGGCATCAACCTCGTGGTCGGCTGGAACGAAGGCGAGTTCGACATGTTCGGCGTCAGCCAGCGCGAGCATGACGCCCGTTACGACTATGCGCAGGAATGGCTCGACGTCATCAAGCGCGCCTGGACCGACCACGACGAGTTCGACTTCGCCGGGCAATATCTCAAGCTCAAGGGCGTGCGCGCCTTTCCCAAACCGTTCGGCGACACCCGGCCGATCATCATGAATGCCGGCCGCTCCGGCATCGGGCAGTCCTTCGCGTTGAAAAACTGCGACGCGTTCTTCACCGCCACGGTGGACTCGCGCCACTCGATCGAGGCCAACGCCAAGAAGGTCGGCGAGATCAAGGGCGCCGCACAGGCGATCGGCCGCGAGATCGACGTCTATACGGTCGGTCAGGTGGTCTGCCGGCCGACGCAAAAGGAAGCCGACGACTATTACCGTCACGCTCAGGTCGACAACGCCGACTGGGGCGCGATCGAGCAGATGATGGCGCTGAAGAATGTCACGCGGCAGACCGTCACGCCCGAGGTCTACGCGCAGCAGCAGCAGTATTACGCGACCAAGGCGATCGGCGGCTATCCGTTCGTCGGCACGCCGGATCGCGTCGCCGAAGAGCTCGCCAACATCAGCCGCGCCGGCCTGCGCGGCATCGCCGTGTCGTTCATCAACTACCTCAACGAGGTGCCGTACTTCTGCGACGAGGTGCTGCCGCGCCTCGCGCGCCTCGGCATCCGAAGAGCATGA